From the Gordonia bronchialis DSM 43247 genome, one window contains:
- a CDS encoding (Fe-S)-binding protein, translating to MNATTITIGTLAAIISLFCWALFLSGVWQMIRAIAQGQRIDSTRFWPVLPRLWTMLKEFVGHTRMVKFRTVGWAHWLVMFGFMIGAIFWFEAYGQIFDPHFHWPIIGSWNIYILADEVLGLGTVIGITTLIIIRQLNHPRVPERMSRFSGSRFGAAYFVELIVLIEGLGMIFVKTFKIANGLEDPPIWTSFFTHYFAQLFEGWSVYWVTGAAVIKLMSGMIWLAVVGRNIDWGVAWHRFTAFPNIYFKREADGGVALGAAKPMMSQGKVLDMETADPDVDAFGAGKVEDFSWKGWLDFTTCTECGRCQSQCPAWNTGKPLSPKLLIMSLRDHAQAKAPYLIAGGRKDMGGDEVGLVDADGNVDEDKLNAIPEAARAEAARKLVGESKGVMGGGEGVVEDDGAFDPEALGAVIDTETLWSCTTCGACVEQCPVDIEHVDHILDMRRYQVLIESDFPTELAGMFKNLENKGNPWGQNSSARTNWIDEIDIEIPVFGKDVESFEGFEYLFWVGCAGAYEDRAKKTTKAVAELLDVAAVNFLVLGEGETCTGDSARRAGNEFLFQMLAQQNIEMFNEVFSTAPSQRKKIVVTCAHCFNALGNEYPQLGAKYEVVHHTQLLNRLVREKRLVPVAPLGEGVTYHDPCYLGRHNKVYDAPRELMAAAGGQLTEMPRHGERSMCCGAGGARMWMEEQIGKRINIDRVDEALDTLGAGSGASGPGQRGAGSGGDAPQKIATGCPFCRVMLTDGVTARTSGTDNEGKVEVVDVAQMLLESVKRGAPEVKLGGRFLGPRPAAAEPEPEPEPEPEKVAAAAPAAAGEAKPKAKVGLGMKGGKKPGAAAKAAAPAEAPAESAPAEKKPAAKGFGMKGGKKPGAAAKTAAPAPAEAESSAAVESAASESTATEAKPAKAKGFGMAAGKKRPGAKTPGAAAADAGVTAPAESQVDEAGSAPDAAATADTEDATATATTTEAKPAKAKGFGMAAGKKRPGGVGKAAPKPAASAPETTSTATESESTPPEPAPAAPEAGGAAALSEEKPGKAKGFGMAAGKKRPGGIGKAAPKPAAAAPESAPASSDSTATESESTATESAPAEPDSTPAAPETGGSVAALTEDKPGKAKGFGMAAGKKRPGGASKVASSPPRTETAPEPEPAPEPDPEPVVDESPSEPDATAGTETTETETAPEPSTNGSGPDDGRTIAEAGASKAKGFGIAAGKKRPGHR from the coding sequence GTGAATGCGACCACGATAACGATCGGCACGTTGGCCGCCATCATCAGCTTGTTCTGCTGGGCGTTGTTCCTCAGCGGCGTCTGGCAGATGATCCGGGCAATCGCGCAGGGTCAGCGAATCGACAGTACGAGATTCTGGCCGGTCCTCCCCCGCTTGTGGACCATGCTGAAGGAATTCGTCGGCCACACCCGCATGGTGAAGTTCCGGACCGTCGGCTGGGCGCACTGGCTGGTCATGTTCGGCTTCATGATCGGTGCGATCTTCTGGTTCGAGGCCTACGGGCAGATCTTCGACCCGCACTTCCACTGGCCGATCATCGGCAGCTGGAACATCTACATCCTCGCCGACGAGGTGCTGGGTCTGGGCACCGTCATCGGCATCACCACGCTGATCATCATCCGCCAGCTGAACCATCCGCGGGTCCCCGAGCGCATGTCGCGCTTCTCCGGATCCCGCTTCGGCGCGGCGTACTTCGTGGAACTGATTGTCCTCATCGAGGGTCTCGGGATGATCTTCGTGAAGACCTTCAAGATCGCCAATGGCCTTGAGGATCCGCCCATCTGGACGTCGTTCTTCACCCACTACTTCGCCCAGCTCTTCGAAGGCTGGTCCGTGTACTGGGTCACCGGCGCGGCGGTCATCAAGCTGATGAGCGGCATGATCTGGCTGGCCGTCGTCGGCCGCAACATCGACTGGGGTGTCGCCTGGCACCGGTTTACCGCCTTCCCCAACATCTACTTCAAGCGTGAGGCCGACGGTGGGGTCGCCCTCGGCGCGGCCAAGCCGATGATGAGTCAGGGCAAGGTCCTCGACATGGAGACCGCCGACCCCGACGTCGACGCCTTCGGCGCGGGCAAGGTCGAGGACTTCTCGTGGAAGGGCTGGCTGGACTTCACCACCTGCACCGAATGTGGTCGCTGTCAGTCGCAGTGCCCGGCCTGGAACACCGGTAAACCGCTGAGCCCCAAGCTGCTCATCATGTCGCTGCGCGATCACGCACAGGCCAAGGCGCCCTATCTGATCGCCGGTGGGCGCAAGGACATGGGTGGCGACGAGGTCGGTCTCGTCGACGCCGACGGCAACGTCGACGAGGACAAGCTCAACGCGATTCCGGAGGCCGCTCGCGCCGAGGCCGCCCGCAAGCTGGTGGGCGAGTCCAAGGGCGTCATGGGCGGCGGCGAGGGCGTCGTCGAAGATGACGGCGCGTTCGATCCCGAGGCACTCGGTGCCGTCATCGACACCGAGACGCTATGGAGCTGCACCACCTGTGGCGCCTGCGTCGAGCAGTGTCCCGTCGACATCGAGCACGTCGACCACATCCTTGACATGCGCCGCTACCAGGTGCTCATCGAGTCGGACTTCCCCACCGAACTCGCGGGGATGTTCAAGAACCTGGAGAACAAGGGCAACCCGTGGGGCCAGAACTCCTCGGCGCGCACCAACTGGATCGACGAGATCGACATCGAGATCCCGGTGTTCGGCAAGGACGTCGAATCCTTCGAGGGCTTCGAGTACCTCTTCTGGGTCGGCTGTGCCGGCGCGTATGAGGACCGCGCGAAGAAGACCACCAAGGCTGTCGCCGAATTGCTCGACGTCGCCGCCGTGAACTTCCTCGTCCTCGGCGAGGGTGAGACCTGTACCGGTGACTCGGCGCGCCGCGCGGGCAACGAGTTCCTGTTCCAGATGCTGGCGCAGCAGAACATCGAGATGTTCAACGAGGTGTTCTCCACTGCACCGAGTCAGCGCAAGAAGATCGTCGTCACCTGTGCGCACTGCTTCAACGCGCTGGGCAACGAGTACCCGCAATTGGGCGCGAAATACGAAGTGGTGCACCACACTCAGCTGCTCAACCGGCTGGTGCGCGAGAAGCGCCTGGTGCCGGTCGCCCCGCTCGGTGAGGGCGTCACCTACCACGACCCGTGCTACCTGGGCCGCCACAACAAGGTCTACGACGCGCCGCGTGAACTGATGGCCGCCGCGGGCGGGCAGCTGACCGAGATGCCGCGCCACGGCGAGCGTTCCATGTGCTGCGGCGCCGGCGGCGCCCGTATGTGGATGGAAGAGCAGATCGGCAAGCGCATCAACATCGATCGCGTCGACGAAGCGCTCGACACACTGGGCGCCGGGAGCGGAGCGAGCGGGCCCGGTCAGCGCGGCGCCGGGAGCGGTGGCGACGCACCGCAGAAGATCGCGACCGGTTGCCCGTTCTGCCGCGTGATGCTCACCGACGGAGTCACCGCCCGCACGTCGGGCACCGACAACGAGGGCAAGGTCGAGGTCGTCGACGTCGCGCAGATGCTGCTCGAGTCGGTCAAACGTGGTGCGCCCGAGGTCAAGCTCGGTGGTCGCTTCCTCGGGCCCCGTCCGGCGGCTGCCGAACCGGAACCCGAGCCCGAGCCCGAGCCGGAGAAGGTCGCGGCCGCCGCACCGGCTGCGGCCGGTGAGGCCAAGCCCAAGGCCAAGGTCGGCCTGGGCATGAAGGGCGGCAAGAAGCCGGGAGCGGCCGCCAAGGCTGCGGCACCCGCCGAGGCTCCCGCGGAATCGGCTCCGGCCGAGAAGAAGCCGGCCGCCAAGGGTTTCGGCATGAAGGGTGGCAAGAAGCCAGGCGCCGCGGCCAAGACCGCAGCACCGGCACCCGCCGAGGCGGAGTCGTCGGCGGCAGTGGAATCGGCGGCCAGCGAGTCGACAGCGACCGAGGCAAAGCCCGCCAAGGCCAAGGGCTTCGGCATGGCTGCCGGCAAGAAGCGGCCCGGCGCCAAGACGCCGGGTGCCGCGGCGGCCGATGCCGGTGTCACTGCTCCCGCCGAAAGCCAGGTCGACGAAGCCGGGTCGGCCCCGGATGCCGCCGCTACCGCCGACACCGAGGATGCGACCGCGACTGCGACCACCACCGAGGCAAAGCCCGCGAAGGCCAAGGGCTTCGGCATGGCCGCCGGCAAGAAGCGTCCGGGTGGCGTCGGCAAGGCAGCTCCCAAGCCTGCCGCGTCGGCGCCGGAAACCACCTCGACCGCAACAGAATCCGAGTCGACACCACCCGAGCCGGCGCCGGCAGCACCCGAGGCCGGCGGCGCGGCCGCGCTGAGTGAGGAGAAGCCCGGTAAGGCCAAGGGCTTCGGCATGGCCGCCGGCAAGAAGCGTCCGGGCGGTATCGGCAAGGCGGCCCCCAAGCCTGCCGCCGCAGCGCCGGAATCCGCGCCGGCATCCTCGGATTCGACGGCGACAGAATCGGAATCGACTGCGACAGAGTCCGCACCGGCAGAACCGGATTCGACGCCGGCGGCACCGGAAACCGGTGGCTCGGTCGCGGCGCTGACCGAAGACAAGCCGGGCAAGGCCAAGGGCTTCGGCATGGCCGCCGGCAAGAAGCGTCCCGGCGGCGCATCGAAGGTTGCGTCGAGTCCGCCGAGAACCGAGACGGCACCCGAGCCCGAGCCGGCGCCCGAGCCCGATCCTGAACCGGTAGTCGACGAGTCACCGTCGGAGCCGGACGCCACTGCCGGAACGGAGACGACCGAGACGGAAACTGCTCCCGAGCCGTCGACCAACGGGTCCGGACCCGACGACGGCCGCACGATCGCCGAAGCCGGTGCTTCCAAGGCCAAGGGATTCGGGATCGCGGCAGGTAAGAAGCGACCGGGCCACAGGTAA
- a CDS encoding pyridoxal phosphate-dependent aminotransferase, whose translation MSRPHVSHLNQNLKPLEQSLKLQNVCYEIRGPVHAHAARLEAEGHRIMKLNIGNPALFGFEAPDVIMRDMIHALPYSQGYSESAGVLSARRAVVTRYELIPDFPYFDVDDVILGNGVSELITMTMQALLNDGDEVLIPAPDYPLWTAMTTLSGGRPVYYRCDEDNGWNPDIDDIASKITERTKAIVIINPNNPTGAVYSREVLEQLVDLAREHSLLILADEIYDKILYDDAVHTNVASLAPDLLCLTFNGLSKAYRVCGYRAGWVVITGPKDHATGFIEGLGILASTRLCSNVPGQHAIQVALGGYQSIDALVEPGGRLYEQRNVTWEKLNEIPGVSCVKPMGALYAFPRLDPEVHEIHDDELFVQDLLLQEKILVVQGTGFNLEDHNHFRIVTLPWARDLNDAIERIGNFLSSYRQ comes from the coding sequence GTGAGTAGGCCACATGTATCCCACCTGAATCAGAACCTGAAGCCGCTGGAGCAGTCCCTGAAGCTGCAGAACGTGTGCTACGAGATCAGGGGACCCGTGCACGCGCACGCGGCGCGGCTGGAGGCCGAGGGCCACCGGATCATGAAGCTGAACATCGGCAACCCGGCCCTGTTCGGCTTCGAGGCCCCCGACGTCATCATGCGCGACATGATCCACGCCCTCCCCTACTCGCAGGGCTACTCGGAGTCGGCCGGTGTGCTCTCGGCACGGCGTGCGGTGGTGACCCGCTACGAGCTCATCCCCGACTTCCCCTACTTCGACGTCGACGACGTCATCCTCGGCAACGGTGTCTCCGAGCTCATCACGATGACGATGCAGGCGTTGCTCAACGACGGCGACGAGGTGCTCATCCCGGCGCCCGACTACCCGCTGTGGACCGCCATGACCACGCTGTCCGGCGGACGTCCGGTCTACTACCGCTGCGACGAGGACAACGGCTGGAACCCCGACATCGACGACATCGCGTCGAAGATCACCGAACGCACCAAGGCGATCGTCATCATCAACCCCAACAACCCCACGGGTGCCGTGTACTCCCGTGAGGTGCTGGAGCAGCTGGTGGATCTGGCCCGTGAGCATTCGTTGCTGATCCTGGCCGACGAGATCTACGACAAGATCCTCTACGACGACGCCGTGCATACCAATGTCGCCTCACTGGCCCCGGACCTGCTCTGCCTCACCTTCAACGGCCTGTCCAAGGCCTACCGGGTGTGCGGTTATCGTGCGGGCTGGGTGGTCATCACCGGCCCCAAAGATCACGCCACCGGTTTCATCGAGGGCCTGGGCATCCTCGCGTCGACGCGCCTGTGTTCCAACGTGCCCGGTCAGCACGCCATCCAGGTGGCGCTGGGCGGCTATCAGTCCATCGATGCCCTGGTGGAACCGGGCGGCCGCCTCTACGAGCAGCGCAATGTGACCTGGGAGAAGCTCAACGAGATCCCCGGCGTCAGCTGTGTGAAACCGATGGGCGCGCTCTACGCCTTCCCCCGACTCGACCCCGAGGTCCACGAGATCCACGACGACGAGTTGTTCGTGCAGGACCTGCTGCTGCAGGAGAAGATCCTCGTCGTGCAGGGCACGGGCTTCAACCTCGAGGACCACAACCACTTCCGCATCGTCACACTGCCCTGGGCGCGGGATCTGAACGACGCCATCGAGCGGATCGGGAACTTCCTGTCGTCGTATCGGCAGTAG
- a CDS encoding SDR family oxidoreductase, which yields MVDWRRRSVTNGGVNLAVFELGESGAERPIVLLVHGWPDTHHLWTHVAPTLSEQFHVVAYDCRGFGESDHPTGDAAYRLSEMADDLFAVAEAVSPDRPVHVLAHDWGSVSAWEAVTRPGAERRIASFVSVSGPNLDYLGVWARKNFSRPTPRNLARAMAQTGSSAYTAFFQLPILPKLFFTLTGSPRLWREFLHRIEGTPRENATFQANLREDMISGLRLYRANIRGKLRRPDPRPTSVPVLEIVNERDIALRAAIFDDTYLYTDRIWRRRTPTGHWLPLTKPDYLADAATEFIAAHSGDAAAASAIERLRVFGAPKTLSGKLAVITGAGSGIGRETAYALAEQGCELVLADLDLAAAEETARESKRFGAHATPYPLDVSDTAAFAAFANTVRADHGVADIVVNNAGIGLAGPALDATDEQIDRLLAVDLRGVITGSREFGRQMVQRGVGGQIINVASAAAFTPSRDLGIYSAAKAGVLLFSESLRGELAEHRIGVSAICPGIVDTNIVSHTPIAGLDAETEAQQRDRLDRAYQRRGFTPDRVAADIVKAIIGNKAVVPVTPEAKVGYRVYRFAPWLSRIGARQKVAR from the coding sequence ATGGTCGACTGGCGTAGACGAAGTGTCACCAACGGCGGGGTCAACCTGGCTGTTTTCGAGCTCGGTGAGTCCGGCGCCGAGCGCCCGATCGTCCTGCTCGTCCACGGCTGGCCCGACACTCATCACCTGTGGACGCATGTGGCGCCGACGCTGTCCGAGCAGTTCCACGTCGTCGCCTACGACTGCCGCGGGTTCGGCGAGAGCGATCATCCCACCGGCGACGCCGCCTACCGGCTCAGCGAGATGGCCGACGACCTGTTCGCCGTCGCGGAGGCCGTCAGCCCCGACCGGCCGGTGCATGTGCTGGCCCATGACTGGGGTTCGGTCTCGGCGTGGGAGGCGGTCACCCGGCCGGGTGCCGAACGACGGATCGCCTCCTTCGTGTCGGTCTCCGGCCCCAACCTCGACTACCTCGGCGTCTGGGCACGCAAGAACTTCAGCCGCCCGACGCCCCGCAACCTGGCGCGGGCGATGGCGCAGACCGGATCGTCGGCCTACACCGCCTTCTTCCAGCTGCCGATACTGCCCAAACTCTTCTTCACACTGACCGGTTCGCCTCGGTTGTGGCGCGAATTCCTGCATCGCATCGAGGGGACGCCACGCGAGAACGCGACGTTCCAGGCGAATCTGCGTGAGGACATGATCTCCGGACTTCGCCTGTACCGGGCCAACATTCGTGGCAAGCTGCGCCGGCCCGATCCGCGACCCACCTCGGTGCCGGTGCTCGAGATCGTCAACGAGCGCGACATCGCCTTACGGGCAGCTATTTTCGACGACACCTACCTCTACACCGACCGCATCTGGCGTCGGCGCACCCCGACGGGACACTGGTTGCCGCTCACCAAACCGGACTATCTCGCCGACGCCGCAACAGAGTTCATCGCGGCCCACTCCGGTGACGCCGCGGCGGCATCGGCCATCGAGCGGTTGCGCGTCTTCGGCGCGCCGAAGACGTTGTCCGGCAAGCTCGCCGTGATCACCGGGGCCGGCAGCGGGATCGGCCGGGAGACGGCGTATGCACTCGCCGAGCAGGGTTGTGAACTGGTGCTGGCCGATCTCGACCTGGCCGCCGCCGAGGAAACCGCCCGCGAGAGCAAACGTTTCGGCGCGCACGCCACCCCTTACCCGCTCGACGTCTCCGACACCGCGGCCTTCGCCGCCTTCGCGAACACCGTGCGCGCCGACCACGGGGTCGCCGACATCGTGGTCAACAACGCCGGAATCGGGCTCGCCGGACCGGCTCTCGACGCCACCGACGAGCAGATCGACCGACTGCTCGCGGTGGACCTGCGCGGTGTGATCACCGGCAGCCGCGAGTTCGGACGTCAGATGGTGCAGCGCGGCGTCGGCGGTCAGATCATCAACGTGGCTTCCGCTGCGGCGTTCACCCCGTCGCGCGACCTGGGTATTTACTCGGCGGCCAAGGCCGGCGTGCTGCTCTTCTCCGAGTCGCTGCGCGGTGAGCTCGCCGAACATCGGATCGGGGTGAGCGCCATCTGCCCCGGCATCGTCGACACCAACATCGTGTCGCACACCCCCATCGCGGGTCTCGACGCGGAAACCGAAGCACAGCAGCGTGATCGACTCGACCGCGCCTACCAGCGTCGCGGCTTCACCCCCGATCGCGTGGCCGCCGACATCGTCAAGGCGATCATCGGGAACAAGGCGGTGGTCCCGGTGACTCCCGAGGCCAAGGTGGGCTACCGCGTCTACCGATTCGCGCCCTGGCTGTCGCGGATCGGCGCCCGCCAAAAAGTTGCCCGCTGA
- a CDS encoding metal-dependent hydrolase, with amino-acid sequence MSAHAHQLDDPREPVDPDGSDPGPVELHARNVTFDWSGTPLHWIPRHPVSSNFVSVLNLLLPEGERWFVQTYNEALPLVADDELAATMRGFIGQEAMHAEAHDHVLWEFLDHHGIDPRPYLAQAEWIFRKILAPMEKGSAAARQKHLIERLWLIAALEHYTAILGNFALNNTWVEHGADPTMTDLFTWHGAEEVEHRAVAHEVAVYFGDSYLRRGRAMLVALPVLIVLIQRGFRFIMKQDTSLHYNIFQRQYHYHRGVRAGVLPKMWKVIVSTFSYFRPGFHPNEIGSTAQAVAYLAASPAARNAS; translated from the coding sequence ATGAGCGCACACGCACATCAGCTCGACGACCCCCGCGAACCCGTCGACCCGGACGGCTCCGACCCCGGACCCGTGGAACTGCACGCCCGTAATGTGACCTTTGACTGGTCGGGTACCCCGCTGCACTGGATTCCCAGGCACCCGGTGTCGTCGAACTTCGTCAGCGTCCTGAACCTTCTTCTGCCCGAGGGTGAACGGTGGTTCGTGCAGACCTACAACGAGGCGCTGCCACTGGTCGCCGACGACGAGCTCGCGGCGACGATGCGCGGGTTCATCGGGCAGGAGGCCATGCACGCCGAGGCCCACGACCATGTGCTGTGGGAGTTCCTCGACCATCACGGCATCGACCCGCGGCCCTACCTGGCGCAGGCCGAGTGGATCTTCCGGAAGATCCTCGCCCCCATGGAGAAGGGCAGCGCGGCGGCGCGCCAGAAGCACTTGATCGAACGCCTGTGGCTGATCGCCGCCCTGGAGCATTACACCGCGATCCTGGGCAATTTCGCGCTCAACAACACCTGGGTGGAGCACGGCGCAGATCCGACGATGACCGATCTGTTCACCTGGCACGGCGCCGAGGAGGTGGAGCATCGCGCGGTCGCGCACGAGGTGGCCGTCTACTTCGGCGACAGCTACCTGCGCCGCGGACGCGCCATGCTGGTGGCGCTACCGGTGCTCATCGTGCTCATCCAGCGCGGCTTCCGCTTCATCATGAAGCAGGACACCTCGTTGCACTACAACATCTTTCAACGCCAGTACCACTACCACCGCGGGGTGCGAGCCGGAGTGCTGCCGAAGATGTGGAAGGTCATCGTGTCCACCTTCAGCTACTTCCGGCCGGGTTTCCACCCCAACGAGATCGGTTCCACCGCACAGGCTGTCGCCTACCTCGCCGCCTCGCCGGCGGCCCGCAACGCAAGCTGA
- a CDS encoding PDR/VanB family oxidoreductase, whose translation MNQRAHPHTTTLTSPPPHLYGRWRHDPLLTVGTVVAKAWWPFWRPLSPLRDTVRTDGMSTVAIVKREVVAEDENVVALTFADPDGAMLHRWHAGAHLDLLLPSGRMREYSLCGDPADRYTYRIAVRRIPDGGGGSVEVHDDLKVGDLVSIKGPRNAFPLAIPGHGSPARSVRFIAAGIGITPILPMLAAAERFGLDWSMIYTGRTPDSIPFISEVGRYGTKVTVRTDDQDGLPSMAELLGPVDPETGRAPSGLAVYCCGPVPMLESLRRHLGDRPDIELHYERFSPPPVENGEEFTVTLASTGQEIPVAADESALAAIRRVLPSVPYSCQQGFCGTCKVRTLAGDIDHRDNILTEPERASGTMLTCVSRSHGGNLTLDL comes from the coding sequence ATGAACCAACGCGCACACCCTCATACGACGACGTTGACGTCGCCGCCACCCCACCTGTACGGCCGGTGGCGACACGACCCGCTACTCACCGTCGGAACCGTGGTGGCCAAGGCGTGGTGGCCGTTCTGGCGGCCGCTGTCCCCGCTGCGCGACACCGTGCGCACCGACGGCATGAGCACCGTCGCGATCGTGAAGCGCGAGGTCGTCGCCGAAGACGAGAATGTCGTCGCACTCACCTTCGCCGACCCCGACGGGGCCATGCTGCACCGCTGGCACGCCGGCGCCCATCTCGACCTCCTGCTACCGTCCGGCCGGATGCGCGAGTACTCCCTGTGTGGTGATCCGGCCGACCGTTACACCTACCGGATCGCGGTACGCCGCATCCCCGATGGCGGCGGCGGATCGGTGGAGGTGCACGACGACCTCAAGGTCGGCGACCTGGTCTCGATCAAGGGTCCGCGCAACGCCTTTCCGCTCGCCATCCCCGGCCACGGCTCGCCGGCCCGGTCGGTCCGCTTCATCGCGGCCGGCATCGGCATCACCCCGATCCTGCCGATGCTGGCGGCGGCTGAACGGTTCGGCCTGGACTGGTCGATGATCTACACCGGCCGCACCCCGGACTCCATCCCGTTCATCTCGGAGGTGGGACGCTACGGCACCAAGGTGACCGTGCGCACCGACGACCAGGACGGCCTGCCGTCGATGGCGGAGCTCCTCGGTCCCGTCGATCCGGAAACAGGCCGGGCGCCTTCAGGTTTGGCGGTGTACTGCTGCGGACCGGTCCCGATGCTCGAGAGCCTACGCCGCCATCTCGGTGATCGCCCCGACATCGAACTGCACTACGAGCGATTCTCCCCGCCGCCGGTGGAGAACGGCGAGGAGTTCACCGTCACCCTGGCTTCCACCGGACAGGAGATCCCGGTTGCCGCGGATGAATCCGCGCTGGCTGCCATCCGCCGCGTGCTGCCGTCCGTGCCGTATTCCTGTCAGCAGGGCTTCTGCGGTACGTGCAAGGTCAGGACGCTGGCCGGCGACATCGATCACCGGGACAACATCCTGACCGAGCCCGAACGCGCGTCCGGGACGATGCTCACCTGCGTATCACGCAGTCACGGAGGCAATCTCACCCTCGATCTCTGA
- a CDS encoding MFS transporter translates to MNGTVLNNRWWALAALCFAELLVMVDNTIVNVALPTMARDLDAGISGLQWIVDAYTLVFAGLLLTGGYLGDRFGHRRMLITGIVGFTAVSVLAAGSQGLGQLIAARGALGMFAALVFPATLAIVTTVFTQPRERAAAVGVWAATSGVAVAVGPVLGGWLLEHFSWTSVFWVNVPLGVIALAAILLVVPGTRPETVSRFDLPGLALSVAGLGLLTYSVIEGPHVGWLTFRTIGGIVAAVAILGVFARRQLSIDHPILDVRLFANRRFATAAGMISVAFFALFGFIFLITQFFQGVKGYGPLEAGLRTLPFAIVMAVLSPVAMALSHRFGPRLVAVFGAFVMSAGFGLVEIASRFSGYWELIIWSMSLMAVGLAFISGPCTQMIMDSSRPEQAGAGSAVNDTTREVGGTLGVAVLGSVLTSAYLAGVGDRLSGLGLPREAVDAAQQSVMAGGAVAEGAPSGLRPAIEAAVQEVFMDGLHNAVWVAVAITAAAGVAAFVLLREQGDRPADTSEIEGEIASVTA, encoded by the coding sequence ATGAACGGAACCGTTCTGAACAATCGCTGGTGGGCGCTGGCCGCCCTCTGCTTCGCCGAGCTGCTCGTGATGGTCGACAACACGATCGTCAACGTCGCACTCCCGACCATGGCGCGAGACCTCGACGCCGGCATCTCCGGACTGCAATGGATCGTCGACGCCTACACGCTGGTCTTCGCCGGACTGCTGCTCACCGGCGGTTACCTCGGTGACCGGTTCGGCCACCGCCGCATGCTCATCACCGGCATCGTCGGTTTCACCGCGGTCTCGGTGCTGGCAGCCGGGTCACAGGGCCTCGGCCAACTCATCGCCGCTCGCGGCGCACTCGGAATGTTTGCCGCACTGGTCTTCCCGGCAACTCTCGCCATCGTCACCACGGTGTTCACGCAGCCGCGCGAACGTGCTGCGGCAGTCGGGGTCTGGGCTGCGACGTCAGGGGTCGCCGTGGCGGTGGGACCCGTTCTGGGCGGCTGGCTGCTGGAGCACTTCTCCTGGACCTCGGTGTTCTGGGTCAACGTTCCACTCGGCGTGATCGCCCTTGCCGCAATCCTTCTCGTCGTTCCCGGCACACGCCCCGAGACGGTCTCCCGATTCGATCTGCCCGGCCTGGCGCTGTCCGTCGCCGGCCTCGGTCTGCTCACCTACTCGGTGATCGAGGGGCCCCACGTCGGCTGGCTCACCTTCCGCACCATCGGTGGAATCGTTGCGGCCGTGGCGATCCTGGGCGTGTTCGCCCGGCGCCAGCTCTCCATCGACCATCCGATCCTCGACGTCCGGCTGTTCGCCAACCGCCGATTCGCCACGGCCGCCGGCATGATCAGCGTCGCCTTCTTCGCGCTGTTCGGCTTCATCTTCCTGATCACCCAGTTCTTCCAGGGCGTCAAGGGATATGGGCCGCTGGAGGCGGGCCTTCGTACCCTGCCGTTCGCGATCGTGATGGCGGTCCTCTCGCCGGTGGCGATGGCGCTCTCGCACCGGTTCGGCCCGCGGCTGGTCGCGGTGTTCGGCGCCTTCGTGATGTCCGCGGGGTTCGGTCTGGTCGAGATCGCCTCCCGGTTCTCGGGATACTGGGAGCTGATCATCTGGTCGATGTCGCTGATGGCGGTGGGACTCGCGTTCATCTCCGGACCGTGCACGCAGATGATCATGGACTCGTCGCGGCCGGAACAAGCGGGCGCCGGGAGCGCGGTGAACGACACGACGCGTGAGGTCGGCGGCACGCTCGGGGTCGCGGTCCTCGGTTCGGTTCTGACGTCGGCCTATCTGGCCGGTGTGGGAGACCGTCTTTCCGGACTGGGCCTGCCTCGCGAGGCCGTCGACGCGGCACAGCAGTCGGTGATGGCGGGCGGTGCGGTAGCCGAGGGGGCACCGTCGGGGCTGCGACCCGCGATCGAGGCCGCCGTCCAGGAGGTCTTCATGGACGGCTTGCACAACGCCGTGTGGGTGGCCGTCGCGATCACCGCCGCGGCCGGGGTGGCGGCCTTCGTCCTGCTGCGCGAGCAGGGTGACCGGCCGGCTGACACCTCAGAGATCGAGGGTGAGATTGCCTCCGTGACTGCGTGA
- a CDS encoding TetR/AcrR family transcriptional regulator, which yields MSGAKSPPKARTRTSGADIRPGLIAAGRRILERSGPSGLTVRAVATEAGVAPMGVYNHFDGKEGLLAALVTDGFADFARRVATTDADPALRLRNSGRAYREFALANPELYALMFSSECEADTETAADAFHVFAEVIRYGQVAGLIMGGDPAGLAMQAWSCVHGAVSLELAGSAPPFLDATANYEHILDLIARGLAA from the coding sequence ATGTCTGGCGCCAAATCCCCTCCGAAGGCCCGTACGCGCACGTCGGGCGCCGATATCCGGCCGGGACTGATCGCGGCGGGGCGTCGGATCCTGGAACGCTCGGGGCCGTCGGGGCTGACCGTCCGCGCGGTCGCCACGGAGGCGGGGGTGGCGCCGATGGGCGTCTACAACCACTTCGACGGCAAGGAGGGACTACTCGCCGCCCTGGTGACCGACGGATTCGCCGACTTCGCACGCCGGGTCGCGACCACCGACGCCGACCCGGCGCTCCGACTACGCAACAGTGGTCGCGCCTACCGCGAGTTCGCGCTCGCGAACCCTGAGCTGTATGCGCTGATGTTCTCCAGCGAATGCGAGGCCGACACCGAGACCGCCGCCGACGCCTTCCACGTGTTCGCCGAGGTCATCCGATACGGCCAGGTCGCGGGGTTGATCATGGGTGGCGATCCGGCCGGGCTGGCCATGCAGGCGTGGTCATGCGTCCACGGCGCGGTGTCGCTCGAGCTCGCCGGATCGGCACCACCGTTCCTCGATGCGACCGCCAACTACGAGCACATTCTCGACCTCATCGCCCGCGGCCTGGCGGCGTGA